TAAAGGaatcaggttttatttttttatatttattctcacCAGATGATATGATTTTGTACCGTGACTGGTGAAATTAAAGAGAAGTTTATATAATTAAGTATTGTTGTGCTTTATCATAGgtatataacatttatatttaaatatcataattatagtggatttgattatatataagaggccatattgtgatatattcaccatttttgtatgtatttttaaaGTTGGCCGAAATAGGTTAATGGAAAGGACACTGTTCATTAGGTTTCTTCTCTatagatgtaccagtctgagaagagtcattaTTGTCTCCTTATAGATTTATTTGAATGAAAACGTAAAATCTCTGTATAGGAAATTAGTCCCCTCAGGCGCTGCACATCCTAGGACAATGTGGGAAAAAGTCAGTTGAATATAATGATAAGAAAATATAATGATAAGAAAAAGGATATCTCAAAGTGACAATCTGCTGGTGGGATCGTGGTTTGGATTAAGATCTACTGAATCGACGGCTCCTGGTTCATGCCTGCTCCACAACTAGAGCTCCTTGATTGAAAATACACGAGGTCTCTTTCTATGCGCGTTACGAGTGGAATTTTGTGAGTATATCGCATGCACCCGATGCGACAGGTGTTCAGaacatactacaccatagtgcgtttttgtTACTGTATTTCAGGTTTCCATGCCACTGTTGAGAATTAATGATTGAATGTGGTCCATCTAACTGAAgattctcctgcagcgcaatcctttttctTATCCCTATAGATTTATGACCGAGATGAGGGTATTCTCTAGACGTATCTGGTACTAATTACCCCTACAGTTGATGTCTATTGGTGAAGCAGAAAATATGTGGTGTCTGTATACACATAATATaatcaataggacatatgtattgttttaaaggacgtcaatgcatctaatatatttctcactaggaacgCATGTACTCCTAAAATAACGAGTCTCCGTTCAGGGAAGGTGGTGTTTTTTAAACTAACAATCAATCACCCGTTGAAGTGACAGGACAGACACACATGTCTGTGAGAGCACAAGGTCTATTATATTCTTATCGATACCATAAATTTGATAGTTGGGAGATGTCTAAAATGGTACCTTAATGTCTATGCTTTAATTGATACATGTATCAAAGTTAATCCCTGTAGCTTCGATTTAGGATTTCAtatgttatgtgtatggaatgtaagATGAAGTCAGACCTGGAAATTTAACCCTTACTAGTAATGATGCTAGtagcttatgcaatagtgccacctaggtataaataagtaacattacaccaacagcagaaatgcattctgggtaatacagtgacatcactagtaggaaggtgtgtctaactgatacgtTTTTGGATAATAAACCACAtacaggggggaggggagagagggagagagaggagagaggagagaggagagagaggagagaggagagaggagagaggagagaggagagaggagagagagagagagaagagagaagagagaagagagaagagagaagagagaagagagaagagagaagagagagagagtttTTTTCGACCTGTCACGTATGGGAACTGCCCTGTCATGTGACCCAGGTGTAACTGCTAAGGGTTGATCTATGTTACCATTTAATCTCTCATGCCCCTTCATACAGGACTCAGATTGAACCTAGATCACACCCGACCTGTCATACACCCCAACACGTTGCCACAATCTATGACATTTAAATTAGTACACCAATTAATTAGGGGCTAATAGAAAACCCCACATCGCCCCACTTGCAAGCAGGATCACAGTAGCACAGATCACACTTATAGCAAATACACAGTAACGCAAACCGCACTGATACACTTGGAGGTTACTGGGCTCATTCAGGCACAAGGCAAAACCattaaagatgtgctttaatgTACTAAAAAGGGTACAGTACCCAATAAGAAACATACATAAACATGCACAAAACAGTTATAAAAATAACAGGATAAAACATAAAAGGTTCTTACGACATAACGAATTGTGTGATCAGAGTCCGTTTTGGTTCCGGGGACTGGAGAATAGACATAGGAATTGATGCTctggaattgttattacatggaaaaagcatgtagctattaaaacagacaagtcaggagaggcgacaggtttAATCATCTCAGACAACTGCTTTAATGCATGGACCACAGCACGTTTTGACATTTTTTCATGTAAATCATGTACGTCAGATGTGGACAGTGCAATATTATTTGTAGAAGTAATGCATGAAATCTGTGAGGAACAACTTCAAGCAACAGCAGGGGAGATGACTTGACAACTTCTAGACATCCCAATAACctgtggccattttatttttgctgcttttttgaaaacatgaatttgagggaccagaaaaaaaaaatgttccttgTATGTCATATGACCGACATTTTACCAATTCTGAAAATTTGCCCTGAGGTTTACTTTAAAATTCTTTGCTCACCTACATGGACTGTGTCCAAGCTGCTGGTGATGCTGTGGGTATGTTCCTTTCCCTAGCTTACCTACACTGTTGACCCCATCTGAGTTCTATGCTCCACAATATTTTGAATTAATCGACTCCACATCCTAATACGTTCATCAGTAGTGGGACAAACAGATTTACTCATTAATAGAACcattaaaagaaatacatttatttaataaAGAGACGCCTAAGaaaggacatgattaacctatacaaatatagagatgggccatacaaaaagtattgtgaaaaactgttccatgtaaaatcccctcaaaaaacaagaggccactgcctccgactggagaagaaaacgcTCAACCTCTAGAGGcgacaaggcttctttactgtaagaaccgtAAATCTATGGAAAAGTCTAACTccggacatggtcacagcagggacaaTTGACGGCTTAGACAAATTTTCAGCACAAAACAACATTAACAGTAGTGTATATATGCTTGGCGCTGCTGGGTGTCAGGGCCGAtgcaaccatataggcgaactaagtgttcgcctagggcgccggcatgctgggggcgccctggtgggctctccccctgactggggctgcagccctgggtgAGCACCTGTTGCGCCACCCCCCGCGCCGTTACAGgggagccaggaggtggaggtccttcttaaatatggcagagcaaattaccggaggagaggaggcgggcggcaagggaaggctgttctagcagctccccactcctccctcgtgcgtcctctgtgatgccggaatatgatGTCATTCCGGTTCCGGCATACAAAATGGtgcgctggaggactgaggagctacaccacactggaccccagggaggggagtgtttaagtgtttgactgagtgagtgtctgcctgtgtatttatgtcagttagtcagtgtatgtatgtctatctttctgtcagtaaatgtatgtgtgtctgtcattgagtgtctgtgtgtgtatgtcagtgagtgaggatttctgtcggtcagtaagtgtgtgtgcgtttgtcagtgagtatatgtgtgtgtttgtctgccagtgagtttctgtgtgtgtgtgtttcagtgggtaggtgtatgtctgccagtgagtgtctgccagtgagtgagtgtctgcctgtgtttTTATGTCAGTTAGttagtgtatgtatgtctgtctttctgtcagtaaatgtgtgtgtgtctgtcattgagtgtctgtgtgtgtatgtccagtGAGTgaggatgtctgtcggtcagtaagtgtgtgtgtgtttgtcagcgagtatgtgtatgtttgtcagtgagtatatgtgtgcgtttgtctgccagtgagtgagtgtctgccagtgagtttctgtgtgtgtgtgtgtgtttcagtgggtaggtgtatgtctgccagtgagtgagtgtctgcctgtgtatttatgtcagttagtgagtgtatgtatgtatgtctgtctgtctgtctttctgtcagtaaatgtgtgtgtgtctgtcattgagtgtctgtgtgtgtatgtcagtgagtgaggatgtctgtcggtcagtaagtgtgtgtgtgtttgtcagcgagtatgtgtatgtttgtcagtgagtatatgtgtgtgtttgtctgccagtgagtttctgtgtgtgtgtttcagtgggtaggtgtaggtctgtcagtgagtgagtgagtgcctGTCTGTCAGCGAGTGTATGTGTAGGTGTAAAGAAACCAGCACTCGCTCAGGTGCACATTGCCCGGGAGAAGAGCGTACTCCACGATAATCAAATAAGAAAActcccagcagctgtgtcttgATGCAGGTAaactttttttattccatttgtaGGAATGGTCCTAtaaccaggacgcgtttcggcgatGTGCCTTTATCAACACCTGCTGATAAAGGCACatcgccgaaacgcgtcctggttaTAGGACCATTCCTACAAATGGAATAAAAAAGGTTTACCTGCATcaagacacagctgctgggagTTTTCTTaagtgagtgtatgtctgtctgtcagtgagtttctgtgtacgtcattcagcgAGTGTCTGAGtgcatgtctgtctgtcagtttgtgtgtgtgtctgtcagtgagtgagagACATGAGGGGTGGATCTTTGCCTAGAGCGGCAAAAATGCTTGCATCGGCCCTGCTGGGTGTAACTCTATATAAATATTTTCTAAAGCTATTTCTTTCTTAAAAATACTGTATTTGGCTCAATTAGAGGGGGTAAATAAAACATCcaccattttttattattatttttttctctttataggccccatatacattagtgtattgttggcAAAACCTGCTGTTCTTGGTGGGTTCGCCCAACAGTTTAATGTCTATAGGAAACTCTAAATTCTCTCCCGATAGATATTTGGGAAGATAAGAATCGGTCAAAATGAATGGCAGCAGctcagccccctccccccccgcccccattaaCGTTATATAAAAACTCAGGCAACCCTTGtaaatggcctaaaataacaaGGGAATGGATACCAGCCTGTTTTCTCTGCTGTTTCTCGAGTGCTGTGCTTCAGTCCTCCCACTGCTGATGTCATCTTCTTGGCTGCCACTGTGACATTCCATGCACAAGTCACCACTgccgccaatcactggccttagccATGCACACAACGTCTCTCTattaaggccagtgattggctgcagctatGACCTGTGTGCACAGAACATCACTGCTGCAACCAGAAAAACAAGTAGCAGTGGTGAGAATTGGAGCGCAGCGCATTTATTTAGGCCCTTTGCAGGGTCTGCCTGAGTTTTTATATAGCtttgacaaaccctttaaacataCATACACGTTCGGCTGAGCTAATGTGTATGAGAGAGCTAGGAGGGAGTAAGGAGAGATAGCTGATCATTTGACCAacggctattgaatgtgtatggccaccgtaATACATTGGTTATATCTGAAAATTTTGCAACGCTTGCTACTGGTGCTCTCACATAATGCTTTTGACCTACTTTGAACATATAGGTTtggaaaaaaagatacaaaagtgTAGTACATTACGCATGtgctgtctaaaagaaaaacagtttattgcccattgcaaccaattaTAGCACAGATTTTAATTTTTGCCCTTATCAACCAATTACAGCACAGCTCTCATTTTACTGCAGCAAACCTCCCAACTGTCCCGGTCTCAGGACAGCTGAGTTATGTTCTGATTTCAACTTCTCTGCATCCTGAGTTGAAGTAACAGTAATATGCAGTGTATCGGCTTCTGTATTCATCCTACACAGCCAAGCAGgacatcagcatgctgagagTAGAGCTGTGTCCTAACAAGTAAATATCATATACACTAGTTATTATAATGATACCATGTTGAGAATAGAGTTTTTCTATGCTTACAAAGCTAATACGTATTACTGGAAAGCTTATACATATTACTAAGTCTAACCATGGGATATTTACATGCAAGGCTGACCACTTACCTCAAAGTTAAGCCTTATTATATTGAGAAGAGTGGTTTTCTAtatttagaaagctaatacatattagtGGTGTCTTTATATATCACGCCtgtaaataaaccagtaataCATATCAGTGTTCTAAGCATAGAAAATCCTCTATTCTCAATATGGTATGgttatagtgtatatgatatgtatatgctaggacacagctctagtATACAGTTCTGCCCTGAGCATGCTGAtgtctaacctgtcaatcaagtgAAGGGGGGGGGAGTGTATACAGCATAGGGGTGATACAAATGTATGTCTGGATTAATAGGGttcatcatgctgacagaggctatTTAAGTGATATATCTGTTTTactctatggaaaaaaatgatcaaaactggtgtaaaggaaaactggcttagttgcccatagcaaccaataaaaatgatcctttaattttccaaaggaacgcTGAAAAAGTAAAGCTggaattggttgctaggggcaactaagtcaattttcctttataccagtgtTGGTATATCTCCCCCTAAGTGTCTGTtgcaatataaatataatatgctGCTGCAGACACATTAATCCCCTGTAGTCATGGGGACTACGCAGGTCCTCAAAAGTACACTGGACTCATAAGGGTCTGCTGTAAGGATTATGCAATAGTAGCACAATGACCTGTAATATGCTGCCCCAAAGAAGAAGATCATTTTAACTGACAGATCTACTTTAAAAAGGAAATGCCACGGCTGCCTAGTTAGTATGGAGTAAGTTTAGATGCAATGTAATTGTGGTCATGACTCAGGAGCTCCTATTCCTACCACTGGTTATTACAAGGAACTAGAGATTTTTATATCTGGATAGTTAGCAGAATAGCTTGAAGTGCCAAACCTTGAAGCTAGGGGCCAATAGGTATGTGAATTTGTCAAGAATCAGTTTTAGGCATACTGTATAGATCCGCATACAGATGTAGTAATTACATTTTACACATGCAGTGTGCATCAGCAACAAAATAGCTAGGCAATGCTGCAGGATGCTCTAAGTCCTGACAAATACCGGTACATGGCTGGCAGCTGCAATGTGTCCTATAATGTAACATCTGGACACTACGATAATTTACTGCGGTGTCAAACAGGCAGAATAAAGATGGCCCTTTTTATGGACACTCCTAGTATgttaaaagatttaaaaaaaaaaaagaacacaggcagacattattttttaaagaaatttccAAGTTCTTTGAAATAAATTAAATTCCTTGGAAAAGGGTCCATTTTGGTAGACAGCTATTGTGACAACTATAAACCTCTGAATCCTGAACATCAGCAacaccaacatatttctctccaaTGTGTGCCCTATAACTTTACAAGTGGAAATAATTTTAGAATAGAATTAATAAATTATCAAAAGAAAGACAATTATAATTCTTAATGTTTCATTACCTGGTGAATCGGATCTTGCAGATAATGCACTCATACGGTTTTTCTCCAGTGTGAGTGCGTATGTGCCGAGGCAGCTTTCCTGCTCCCTGAATAACCTTCTCACAGATGGGACATTTTTGAAAGGCTTTAGCCCTCatttttttctctactttttGACTCCAACCTGCATAGCCACCTGTCCCTTCTTCACCTTCTtcaccttcttcctcctcctcctcctcctcatgaggACCACTACGGAAGTATTTCAAGTAATAGTCCATAATTCCATCTTCACTCTCATCTTCTGGGCCCACGCCCTCCCTCTGAGATGTGCTCATCATGTGCTGCAACAGGGCACTTGCTGTCAGACTGTCAATTTCATCTAAACATGACCCTCCAGCTAGACCTCCAAGAAGTGGTGAACCTTCTGCCTCAGGTGGTTCAGGCCCCTCATCACCATTCTTATCATCAGCCATTAGTCTGTAATGTCCATTCTGTGAAGGGACATACATTTGGTCCTCATCCTTCCCTTGCCATTCATCCAAAAGCTGCCCTTCTGACCCATTCTTCTGTAATGTTTGGTGATATGCCTCTTCCAATTTAGAAGACAGCTCTGTTTCCTGCCCCAACGGACAAGTGCTGTTCCAAGAACTCCCTTCCTGTCCCTTGCTCTGAAAGTACTCCAGATATTCTTGTGCTCGTGCCAAGTTTTGTGGGTCACTTAAATGTTCAGATTCCTTCCCTCCAAAAAAAGGGCCATCTAAAAGATCAGCACACACATTCCGAACTGTGCTAATGTCCAACAATCGCGAAGCATCCAGAATCTCACCCACATTCCCCGCACTCAATGTTAAGGTGGCTGTATAAGCAAAGTCAAGAAGAGCAGAGAGCGATTCAGCAGTTACAAAGTCTAGTTGATAAACAGTTAGTCTTTCAGCTGCTGGACCTGAGGTAAATAGCTGGCGAAAGTAGAGACTGCAGGCTGCAAGGACTGAACGATGCGCAGGAAAATCCCGACCTTGGCAAAGAAGAAGTACATCACATAATTCTCCTCGCTGACGCTGCCCATTGAGAGCACACAAAACATCACTACTATGGTCCGGGAAGGGAATTCCAATTGGACCATCAACAGCAGAAGATGCCATACTGTTTCAACCCTGTAAACAAGAAGAAATATATATTGTTAAAAATGTATGGCCAAGACTCCACAaaatagattacataaaaaacagTAAATGACAATTCTAAATGAGTAACCACTATGTCCACCTTTGCCAccaattatttttacatttattatgaAAAATAAAGCAAATTTACAATGTGTTAACATTTCTCTACGGTTTAGTTTGTATAGCTGCTATGGAGACTATGGGCCAGATCTACTTATGTGTCTGCGCCTAGACCCTGCCTAAAGAAATTGTGCAAAAAAGTTTCAAATTTTTTTCCCAGTTCACTAGGAAAGGGTCAGCCTTCATTTCAAAGGACTCTGGCCTAAGAAGTGTCGCCACAAGTCTGGCATGAGCCAATTAATCGTTGGAATGCAGCTATAGAAAAGAGTCTATCCCTGCACTACATTTAtcgtccagcctgagccactgtgattaaTCTGGTgccggtctagacagcctgtctaagccAGGTTTGAGTAAATCTGGGCCTATGTGCTTCCATGGTATCAGACAACAAATAAGGCAATGTTCCAATTATACTGGGAAGTTTCTTGCACTCCAGTACCTCCAGTACactgccggtgttctgccagatttctatagcttgccgaaagtctatagcggaagtgacgtggtgcgttgcgcaagcgcacaagcgtACTTCAGCGAAGCATTCCTGCTGCCTCCACTGGGGTAGTTTGCagaccgcgcgtgcgcagacctaaggttatagatttttttaaagtgacagtcatctccattaatctacatgaatttgtaccctcgctgcgctcggcatttagtaaaactaactctatgccgccattgatagtaaagaaggaaacggatggtaaagaaagagatggatagtctctttctttaccatccatttccttctttactatcaatggcggcatagagcTAGTTCTACCAAATGCCGAGCGTAGCGAGGCCGAGCCCGATGCATGGCGAGCGAAGCGAGCCCGCGAGGGTACAAATTCATTTAGATGCTGTATTTTACTGgaggtgactgtcactttaaggcgATGATTCGGATGATTTGTGGAAGTGCGCTTGTGCAGCGTaccacgtcacttccgctatagactttcggcaagctatagaaatctggcagaacaccggctttCCATGTTTCTGTGCTGACATTATAGAGCAGAAGGGCTGCTGATGTCAtcagcattttatttatttttttactacaagAACATTTAAACTAgcaccttcagaatcacaggtgcatatctattaagcaaacatgattataaaaaagaaaatggctgcacaccattaccCATACAAAAGTGGAtctttctaaataaaagtggtacaatacctatgctgcggaagccaccttgatgcctggtagatgggcccgacacacgtttgatcaaatatgtgtgctaagagcttccattgactcatttatagtaggtattgtaccacttttatttagaatgatcctaaaagtggtacaatacctactataaatgagtcaatggaagctcttagcacacatatttgatcaaacgtgtgtcgggcccatctaccaggcatcaaggtggcttccgcagcataggtattgtaccacttttatttagaaagatccacatttcttagctctattgtttgtatgtataatggtgtgcagccattttcttttttataatcagtatttttttgtgATTATGGGTAAGTGAAATAAATCactgagacatgcactactttggtctgcGAAAAATCACTAATACAACACGGATTACAttttgtcacagaaggtgtacaggaaactagaagacacaaaatgaatatccgactcactgcatccaaaactaaggaacaaaagggaagagccctgcatcagacctggctctctccctgactgctcagcctatgcgaaaatcccaatggtagatgatcgcatatcctcgtacctcgactgtataacacctgaacaccctataatagtgaggggacacggccaccggctccctacacttgatacagagggagtcaaggtcacctgggatccagcaaacagaaaaacacaaatgaatgaacaaaacttatctgtagaagcctcagaagtaggatcagcatgcacacactccaggaaggaatataaaccgcaaagtgaagcagtctgggaagggatttaaagaaatgcaatcagtgcaactacatgaaagctgagagaggctaacgagatgagaaaatgaaagcaaaacaaaaggaagctcaaggaggaggttctgaaaggcatctgtcagagcttctcagatgtctggtggtgacagtacccctccttctacgagtggactccggacactcagagcccaccttctcaggatgggacctatggaaagccctgatgagacgagtggccttaatgtccatcactgggacccacatcctctcctcaggaccataaccctcccaatgaacgaggtactggagagaactgcggacaacacgagaatccacaatcctagagacctgaaattcaagattaccatcaaccacaatcggaggaggaggcaaagacgagggtacaatgggttggacataaggttttaataaggacttatgaaaaacattatggatcttccaagtctgaggaagatcaagacggtaggcaacaggattgatgacggacaagattttgtaaggcccaataaacttaggacccaacttccaggagggaaccttcaatttgatattcttagtagacaaccacaccagatcaccaacattcaggtccggaccaggcacacgtctcttatccgccacacgcttctatctctcactcatgctctttagattatcctgaatcttttgccaaatagatgacaacgacgaggagaatctgtcctcatcaggtaaaccagaagacccctctccagagaatgtcccaaactgcggatgaaacccatatgcacccaaaaatggtgacttatcagaggactcctgacgacagttatttaaagcaaactcagcaagggacaaaaaagaacaccaatcctcctgattctccgccacaaaacagcgcagatatgtctccagattctgattgatgcgctctgtctggccattcgactgcgggtggaaagcagaagagaacgacaaccgaacccccaagcgagaacagaaagccttccagaatctggaaacaaactgcgtgcccctatcagagactatgtctgaaggaataccatgcaatttgacaatgtgatcaataaatgcctgcgccagcgtcttagcattgggcaagccaggaaaagggatgaaatgcactattttgctaaaacggtccaccaccaccaccagtcttccccgaggaacgaggcaggtccgtaatgaagtccatggagagatgtgtccaaggacgggaagtaatgggtaagggaaggagaggacctgatggccgtgaatgaggaactttgggacgagcgcaggtctcgcaggctgccacaaaaccctcaaccgacttacgaagcgccggccaccagaatctccgagcgatgagatccactgtggctcttgcccccgggtgcccagcaaggacagtatcatggtgttccttaaaaatcttgtgtcttaaagcgagaggcacaaacaacctcccaggaggacaaagatcaggagcctctgactgggctacctgaacctctgcctccaattcaggataaacaGCAGAGACCACatcaccttcagccaaaatgggacccgggtcttcaaaattcccacctcccggaaaacaacgtgacagggcatccgccttcacattcttaaccccagggcggaacgtgacaacaaaattaaacctggaaaagaacaaagaccatcgggcctgtctcgggttcagacgcttggctgactccaagtaggccagattctaatggtcagtaaacacggtaatagggtgtctggctccctctagccaatggcgccattcctcaaaagccaacttgatggccaacaactccctatctcccacatcgtaatttctctctgcggaggagagtttcttcgaggaaaaggcacacggtcgccatttggcaggagagggaccctgagacaagaccgcacccacacccaactcagaagcatcaacctcaactatgaagggtagagaaatatcaggttgtaccaagatgggagcagaagcaaaactctccttgatattagaaaaggccttacgcgcctctaccgaccaggaggagaaatctaccccctttctagtcatatcagtgagtggtttaacaacagaggaataattctaaataaacttcctgtaataattggcaaagcccaaaaaaacgcatcagcaccttctgattctcaggaagctcccactcaagcacagcgcggaccttctaggggtccatgcgaaaaccagaagcggagagaagaaaccccataaattgca
This portion of the Bufo gargarizans isolate SCDJY-AF-19 chromosome 1, ASM1485885v1, whole genome shotgun sequence genome encodes:
- the ZBTB7A gene encoding zinc finger and BTB domain-containing protein 7A isoform X1, producing the protein MASSAVDGPIGIPFPDHSSDVLCALNGQRQRGELCDVLLLCQGRDFPAHRSVLAACSLYFRQLFTSGPAAERLTVYQLDFVTAESLSALLDFAYTATLTLSAGNVGEILDASRLLDISTVRNVCADLLDGPFFGGKESEHLSDPQNLARAQEYLEYFQSKGQEGSSWNSTCPLGQETELSSKLEEAYHQTLQKNGSEGQLLDEWQGKDEDQMYVPSQNGHYRLMADDKNGDEGPEPPEAEGSPLLGGLAGGSCLDEIDSLTASALLQHMMSTSQREGVGPEDESEDGIMDYYLKYFRSGPHEEEEEEEEGEEGEEGTGGYAGWSQKVEKKMRAKAFQKCPICEKVIQGAGKLPRHIRTHTGEKPYECIICKIRFTRQDKLKVHMRKHTGEKPYLCQQCGAAFAHNYDLKNHTRVHTGLRPYQCQACHKTFVRSDHLHRHLKKDGCNGIPSRRGRKPRIREGIAPLPGNGNGLGEIQAECPSLGAGSTS
- the ZBTB7A gene encoding zinc finger and BTB domain-containing protein 7A isoform X2 — protein: MASSAVDGPIGIPFPDHSSDVLCALNGQRQRGELCDVLLLCQGRDFPAHRSVLAACSLYFRQLFTSGPAAERLTVYQLDFVTAESLSALLDFAYTATLTLSAGNVGEILDASRLLDISTVRNVCADLLDGPFFGGKESEHLSDPQNLARAQEYLEYFQSKGQEGSSWNSTCPLGQETELSSKLEEAYHQTLQKNGSEGQLLDEWQGKDEDQMYVPSQNGHYRLMADDKNGDEGPEPPEAEGSPLLGGLAGGSCLDEIDSLTASALLQHMMSTSQREGVGPEDESEDGIMDYYLKYFRSGPHEEEEEEEEGEEGEEGTGGYAGWSQKVEKKMRAKAFQKCPICEKVIQGAGKLPRHIRTHTGEKPYECIICKIRFTRTQLYSQHADVLLGCVG